The nucleotide window TCATCCAGCGCTGCGTCGAAAATGGCGAGCTTGACCTGGATGAGAAGCACGTCAAAATCATTGCCCATGATATTTTCGTCCAGGGGCAGATGTGGGGATTCCGTCGCTGGGCGCTGCAAAAACTGTATACACTCGAAGAGTATACGGAGCTTCAGACAGAATTGCTTTTTAAGGGGATCAAGGGGTAGGAAATGAAATTAGGAACAGGGGGAACAAAATGAGTATGCAGGAAACATATAAGCCAAAGAACCATATTCGCTTTGTGACAGCTTCAAGCTTGTTTGACGGCCATGATGCCTCAATCAATATCATGCGCAGGATTATCCAGGCAATGGGTGGCGAGGTCATCCACCTTGGGCATAACCGCTCCGTTGAGGAGGTTGTCAATGCCGCTATCCAGGAGGATGCACAGGGAATTGCGATTTCATCCTATCAGGGCGGACACGTTGAGTATTTTAAGTATATGTATGATCTTTTAAAGGAAAAGGGCGCTTCCCATATCCGCATTTACGGCGGTGGCGGCGGTGTCATCATTCCTCGGGAAATAAAAGAGCTTCAGGAATACGGAATTGCGAGGATTTTTTCTCCGGAAGACGGCAGGAAGTATGGCCTTAACGGCATGATTGAGCAAATGGTCAAGGAATGTGATTTCCCGACCGTCACTCCAGAAGGCGTTGAGGAGATCGAGAAGCTTGAGGCTGGAGACCCGAATGCAGTTGCCAAGCTGATTACGCTTGCCGAGCAGCATGTCGGTTCAGAAAAAGAAACAGCAGCAGCTGTTGAAACATTGATGGAAAAAGTAAAGACAATGACAAAATCCGTTCCTGTCGTGGGTATCACAGGTACAGGCGGAGCAGGAAAAAGCTCTTTGACGGATGAATTGATCAGAAGATTCATCAATGAAATCCCTGAAAAGCGGGTAGCGATTTTATCAGTCGACCCTACTAAACAGAAAACGGGCGGCGCGCTTCTAGGTGACCGTATCCGGATGAACGCGATCTTCTCTCCACGCGTTTACATGCGAAGCCTAGCGACAAGACAATCCAGGTCAGAATTATCGCTGGCAATTAAGGATGCAATCGACGTGGTAAAAGCAGCGGGCTTTGACCTGGTCATCGTCGAAACGAGCGGGATCGGACAGGGCAATGCCGGGATCACCGATGTGTGCGATGTTTCGATGTACGTGATGACGAGCGAATTTGGAGCACCATCACAGCTTGAAAAAATTGACATGATTGATTATGCGGATTTGATTGTCATCAATAAATTTGAGCGCAAAGGGTCTGAGGACGCTAAGCGCCAGGTGCAGAAGCAGTATCAGCGCAGCCACCTTCTTTGGGAAAAAGAGCTGGACCAGATGCCTGTGTATGGCACAATCGCCAGCCAGTTCAATGACCCGGGGACGAACGCTCTATTTGCGGCATTAGTCAATAAGATCAATGAAAAAGCAGGGACCGATTGGACGACACCTTTCTCTACAAATGCAGTAGTTGAAAAACAGAATGTCATCATCCCCAATGACCGCCGTTATTACCTGCGTGAGATTTCCGAGACGGTTCGCGGTTATCATAAGCATGCTGCAGAGCAGGCAGAACTTGCGCGCAGACTGTTCCAGATTGAAGGTACAATCGAGGCGGTAAAAGAAAGTGGAAGTAACAGCAAAGTGCTATCTTCTCTACAGATGCTGAAGGAAGAAGCGGAGAAAAAGCTGACGCCAGAATCAAAATATATCATTGAAAACTGGGAGGCGTTAAAGGAAAAGTACAGCGCTGACCAGTTCGTGACAAAGATTCGCGATAAGGAAATCGTCACTGAGCTAAGGACGAAGAGCCTGTCAGGTTTGAGCATCCCTAAAGTGGCATTGCCAAAGTACAAGGATTACGGCGAGATTTTGCGCTGGGTATACCTTGAGAACGTACCAGGAAGCTTCCCGTATACAGCGGGCGTATTCCCGTTCAAACGCGAAGGTGAGGATCCAAAGCG belongs to Mesobacillus subterraneus and includes:
- the icmF gene encoding fused isobutyryl-CoA mutase/GTPase IcmF — its product is MQETYKPKNHIRFVTASSLFDGHDASINIMRRIIQAMGGEVIHLGHNRSVEEVVNAAIQEDAQGIAISSYQGGHVEYFKYMYDLLKEKGASHIRIYGGGGGVIIPREIKELQEYGIARIFSPEDGRKYGLNGMIEQMVKECDFPTVTPEGVEEIEKLEAGDPNAVAKLITLAEQHVGSEKETAAAVETLMEKVKTMTKSVPVVGITGTGGAGKSSLTDELIRRFINEIPEKRVAILSVDPTKQKTGGALLGDRIRMNAIFSPRVYMRSLATRQSRSELSLAIKDAIDVVKAAGFDLVIVETSGIGQGNAGITDVCDVSMYVMTSEFGAPSQLEKIDMIDYADLIVINKFERKGSEDAKRQVQKQYQRSHLLWEKELDQMPVYGTIASQFNDPGTNALFAALVNKINEKAGTDWTTPFSTNAVVEKQNVIIPNDRRYYLREISETVRGYHKHAAEQAELARRLFQIEGTIEAVKESGSNSKVLSSLQMLKEEAEKKLTPESKYIIENWEALKEKYSADQFVTKIRDKEIVTELRTKSLSGLSIPKVALPKYKDYGEILRWVYLENVPGSFPYTAGVFPFKREGEDPKRQFAGEGTPERTNRRFHYLSKDDSAKRLSTAFDSVTLYGEDPDYRPDIYGKVGESGVSVCSLDDMKKLYAGFDLCHPSTSVSMTINGPAPIILAMFMNTAIEQQVEKKEQELGRKLNDEEFAQVKEMTLQTVRGTVQADILKEDQGQNTCIFSTEFALRMMGDIQQYFIDEKVRNYYSVSISGYHIAEAGANPISQLAFTLSNGFTYVEYYLSRGMNIDDFAPNLSFFFSNGLDPEYSVIGRVARRIWATVMKNKYGANERSQKLKYHIQTSGRSLHAQEIDFNDIRTTLQALMALHDNCNSLHTNAYDEAITTPTEESVRRAMTIQMIITKEHGLTKNENPLQGAFIIEELTDLVEEAVLQEFERINDRGGVLGAMETQYQRGKIQDESMFYEMKKHSGELPIIGVNTYLNPNPPSEEEIDKMELARATKEEKETQILNLESFKGKNKDQSEEALDRLKETAVSGGNIFAELMETVKYASLGQITRALYEVGGQFRRNM